One genomic region from Manis pentadactyla isolate mManPen7 chromosome 12, mManPen7.hap1, whole genome shotgun sequence encodes:
- the LOC130680077 gene encoding uncharacterized protein LOC130680077, protein MASSSYRGHNKGPEEELKIRRMGRARRLAWEPESVLRVHHDSQPSSTLEGQVLHHLVQEEHLGPMVAELEDPRQRQLAPETQGRLASWLQRVQALLQTPVQEQRPVSPASAPAEPEDIPAEASALRQGPKLEPQEPSGLVRRATAVMVPGLTEPEPCPDPMSPWDIPGVVSAPVPGPELEPHEPLVPGPVAPAGMAPGLAEPEADPEPTRACVAITRHVWRKEEWTILAFPHGLVAEQLTLICAFPVIQSEITMQRKLAKVYDLEPDERFRCFVQAVEPLDEEER, encoded by the exons ATGGCCTCCTCAAGTTACAGGGGGCATAAcaaggggccagaggaggaactgaaaat CCgcaggatgggacgggctaggcgccttgcctgggagcccgagagtGTGCTCAGGGTCCACCATGACAGCCAGCCTTCATCCACCCTGgagggccaagtcctccaccacttggtccaggaggagcacctggggcccatggtggcagagctggaag acccacggcagaggcagctggctccagagacacaggGAAGGTTGGCTTCGTGGCTACAGCGAGTCCAGGCGCTCCTTCAGACCCCTGTGCAGGAGCAacggccggtgtcacctgcctcagcccctgcagagccagaGGACATCCCAGCAGAGGCCTCAGCTCTGAGGCAAGGACCCAAGCTGGAGCCCCAGGAGCCCTCAGGCCTGGTGCGCAGAGCAACTGCCGTGATGGTACCAGGCCTTACAGAGCCAGAGCCATGTCCAGACCCCatgagcccctgggacatcccaggagtggttTCAGCCCCGGTgccaggccccgagctggagccccatgagcccttgGTCCCGGGTCCCGTGGCACCTGCAGGAATGGCACCGGGCCTGGCAGAGCCAGAGGCGGACCCGGAGCCCACCCGCGCCTGTGTCGCCATCACCCGGCACGTGTGGAGGAAGGAGGAGTGGACCATTCTGGCATTTCCCCATggcctggtggccgagcagctgaccctgatcTGTGCG TTCCCTGTCATCCAAAGTGAGATCACCATGCAGAGGAAGCTGGCCAAGGTGTATGACCTGGAGCCTGATGAGCGCTTCCGGTGCTTTGTCCAGGCcgtggagcccctggatgaggaggagAGGTGA
- the MRPL4 gene encoding 39S ribosomal protein L4, mitochondrial isoform X2 has translation MLQLVRAGARGWLRRPGCRSLNALAEEAVQPAEKPEPVASAVPQAPVLRRCELPVSPHRRPVQAWIESLRGYEQERVGLAELHPEVFSTAPRAMPRPRLGPRCRVVAGSPGRRKVVGVRDMAASAPRSGEEDDLHIVDSLELPTADPQYLTELAHYRRWGDSVLLVDLAHEDMPQNVVAATSKLKTFTLVPAVGLNVHSMLKHQTLVLTLQTVAFLEEKLLWQDSRYTPLYPFRLPYRDLP, from the exons ATGCTGCAGCTAGTTCGGGCAGGGGCGCGGGGCTGGCTGCGGCGGCCCGGCTGTCGG AGCCTGAACGCACTGGCGGAAGAGGCCGTGCAGCCGGCGGAGAAGCCAGAGCCGGTGGCGAGCGCGG TTCCCCAGGCGCCTGTGCTGCGCAGGTGCGAGCTCCCGGTATCTCCCCACCGGCGTCCGGTACAAGCCTGGATAGAGTCCCTGCGGGGCTACGAGCAAGAGCGCGTGGGTCTAGCTGAGCTGCACCCCGAAGTTTTCTCTACAGCGCCCAG AGCTATGCCAAGACCAAGACTAGGGCCGAGGTGCAGGGTGGTGGCCGGAAGCCCTGGCCGCAGAAAGGTAGTGGGCGTGCGAGACATGGCAGCATCCGCTCCCCGATCTGGCGAGGAG gacGACCTGCACATCGTGGACTCCCTGGAGCTGCCAACCGCAGACCCCCAGTACCTGACAGAACTGGCCCACTACCGCCGCTGGGGGGACTCCGTGCTCCTCGTGGACCT AGCACATGAGGACATGCCTCAGAATGTTGTGGCCGCCACCTCCAAACTCAAGACCTTCACCCTGGTCCCAGCTGTGG GCCTGAATGTGCACAGCATGCTGAAGCACCAGACACTGGTCCTGACCCTGCAGACCGTGGCCTTCCTGGAGGAGAAGCTGCTCTGGCAAGACTCGCGCTACACTCCCCTCTACCCCTTCCGCCTGCCCTACCGCGACCTCCCCTGA
- the MRPL4 gene encoding 39S ribosomal protein L4, mitochondrial isoform X1 has translation MLQLVRAGARGWLRRPGCRSLNALAEEAVQPAEKPEPVASAVPQAPVLRRCELPVSPHRRPVQAWIESLRGYEQERVGLAELHPEVFSTAPRLDILHQVAIWQKNFKRISYAKTKTRAEVQGGGRKPWPQKGSGRARHGSIRSPIWRGGGVAHGPRGPTSYYYMLPMKMRVQGLKVALTVKLAQDDLHIVDSLELPTADPQYLTELAHYRRWGDSVLLVDLAHEDMPQNVVAATSKLKTFTLVPAVGLNVHSMLKHQTLVLTLQTVAFLEEKLLWQDSRYTPLYPFRLPYRDLP, from the exons ATGCTGCAGCTAGTTCGGGCAGGGGCGCGGGGCTGGCTGCGGCGGCCCGGCTGTCGG AGCCTGAACGCACTGGCGGAAGAGGCCGTGCAGCCGGCGGAGAAGCCAGAGCCGGTGGCGAGCGCGG TTCCCCAGGCGCCTGTGCTGCGCAGGTGCGAGCTCCCGGTATCTCCCCACCGGCGTCCGGTACAAGCCTGGATAGAGTCCCTGCGGGGCTACGAGCAAGAGCGCGTGGGTCTAGCTGAGCTGCACCCCGAAGTTTTCTCTACAGCGCCCAG GCTGGATATCCTGCACCAGGTTGCCATCTGGCAGAAGAACTTCAAGAGAATT AGCTATGCCAAGACCAAGACTAGGGCCGAGGTGCAGGGTGGTGGCCGGAAGCCCTGGCCGCAGAAAGGTAGTGGGCGTGCGAGACATGGCAGCATCCGCTCCCCGATCTGGCGAGGAG GAGGCGTTGCCCACGGCCCCCGGGGCCCCACGAGCTACTACTACATGCTGCCCATGAAAATGCGGGTGCAGGGGCTCAAGGTGGCGCTGACCGTCAAGCTGGCCCAG gacGACCTGCACATCGTGGACTCCCTGGAGCTGCCAACCGCAGACCCCCAGTACCTGACAGAACTGGCCCACTACCGCCGCTGGGGGGACTCCGTGCTCCTCGTGGACCT AGCACATGAGGACATGCCTCAGAATGTTGTGGCCGCCACCTCCAAACTCAAGACCTTCACCCTGGTCCCAGCTGTGG GCCTGAATGTGCACAGCATGCTGAAGCACCAGACACTGGTCCTGACCCTGCAGACCGTGGCCTTCCTGGAGGAGAAGCTGCTCTGGCAAGACTCGCGCTACACTCCCCTCTACCCCTTCCGCCTGCCCTACCGCGACCTCCCCTGA